The proteins below come from a single Fusobacterium nucleatum genomic window:
- the htpG gene encoding molecular chaperone HtpG, translating into MKKEEKIFKAETKELLNLMIHSIYTNKEIFLRELISNANDAIDKLKFKSLTDTDILKGDDKFRIDISVDKDNRTLTVSDNGIGMTYEEVDDNIGTIAKSGSKLFKEQLEEAKKGDIDIIGQFGVGFYSGFIVADKITLETKSPYSENGVKWISSGDGNYEIEEISKQDRGTKITLHLKDGDEYNEFLEDWKIKELVKKYSNYIRYEIYFGDEVINSTKPIWKKDKKELKDEDYNEFYKATFHDWNDPLLHINLKVQGNIEYDALLFIPKKLPFDYYTKNFKRGLQLYTKNVFIMEKCEDLIPEYFNFISGLVDCDSLSLNISREILQQNAELQVISKNLEKKIISELEKILKNDREKYIEFWKEFGRSIKAGVQDMFGMNKEKLQDLLIFVSSHDDKYTTLKEYVDRMGDNKEILYVPTESIDAVKSLPKMEKLKEQGKEVLILTDKIDEFTLMAMRDYSGKEFKSINSSDFKFSDDKEKEEEVKKIANENKELIEKAKEFLKDKVSEVELSNNIGNSASSLLAKGGLSLEMEKTLSEMTNNNDAPKAEKVLAINPEHILFNRLKSSVNTEDFNKLVDVLYNQALLLEGFNVENPAEFIKNLNSLIK; encoded by the coding sequence ATGAAAAAAGAAGAAAAGATTTTTAAGGCAGAAACTAAGGAATTGCTAAATCTTATGATACATTCAATTTACACAAATAAGGAAATATTTTTAAGAGAATTAATCTCTAATGCAAATGATGCTATTGATAAGTTAAAATTTAAATCATTGACAGATACTGATATTTTAAAAGGTGATGATAAATTTAGAATAGATATCAGTGTTGATAAGGATAATAGAACTTTAACTGTAAGTGATAATGGTATAGGAATGACTTATGAAGAAGTTGATGATAATATTGGAACTATTGCAAAATCTGGTTCAAAGTTATTTAAAGAACAATTAGAAGAAGCTAAAAAAGGAGATATAGATATAATTGGACAGTTTGGAGTAGGTTTTTATTCAGGTTTTATTGTAGCTGATAAAATTACATTAGAAACTAAATCACCTTATTCAGAAAATGGTGTAAAATGGATTTCTAGTGGAGATGGAAATTATGAAATAGAAGAAATTTCAAAACAAGATAGAGGAACTAAGATAACACTTCACCTAAAAGATGGAGATGAATACAATGAATTTTTAGAAGATTGGAAAATAAAAGAATTAGTAAAAAAATATTCTAACTACATAAGATATGAAATTTATTTTGGAGATGAAGTTATAAATTCAACTAAACCAATTTGGAAAAAAGATAAAAAAGAATTGAAGGATGAAGATTATAATGAATTCTATAAGGCAACTTTCCACGATTGGAATGATCCCTTATTACATATAAATTTAAAAGTACAAGGTAATATTGAGTATGATGCATTATTATTTATACCTAAAAAATTACCTTTTGATTATTATACTAAAAATTTTAAAAGAGGTTTACAACTTTATACTAAAAATGTATTTATTATGGAAAAGTGTGAAGATTTAATACCTGAATATTTTAATTTTATCTCTGGACTTGTTGATTGTGATAGTTTATCACTTAATATTTCAAGAGAAATATTACAACAAAATGCTGAATTACAAGTTATTTCAAAAAATTTAGAAAAGAAAATTATTTCTGAATTAGAAAAAATCTTAAAAAATGATAGAGAAAAATATATAGAATTTTGGAAAGAGTTTGGTAGAAGCATAAAAGCTGGTGTCCAAGATATGTTTGGTATGAATAAGGAAAAACTACAAGACTTATTGATATTTGTATCTTCTCATGATGATAAATATACTACATTAAAGGAATATGTGGATAGAATGGGAGATAATAAAGAAATCCTTTATGTACCAACTGAAAGTATAGATGCTGTAAAATCTTTACCAAAAATGGAAAAATTAAAAGAACAAGGCAAAGAAGTTTTAATTTTAACAGATAAAATAGATGAGTTTACTTTGATGGCTATGAGAGATTATTCTGGTAAAGAATTTAAGTCTATAAATAGTTCAGATTTTAAATTCTCTGATGATAAAGAAAAAGAAGAAGAAGTTAAAAAGATAGCTAATGAAAATAAAGAATTAATTGAAAAAGCAAAAGAATTTTTAAAAGATAAAGTTAGTGAAGTTGAATTAAGTAATAATATAGGAAATTCTGCTTCATCACTTCTTGCAAAAGGTGGACTTAGCTTAGAAATGGAAAAAACTTTATCTGAAATGACAAATAATAATGATGCTCCTAAGGCAGAAAAAGTATTAGCAATAAACCCAGAACATATATTATTTAATAGATTAAAAAGTTCAGTTAATACAGAAGATTTTAATAAATTAGTAGATGTATTATATAATCAAGCTCTACTTTTAGAAGGATTTAATGTTGAAAATCCTGCTGAATTTATAAAAAATCTTAATAGCCTAATTAAGTAA
- a CDS encoding flavin reductase family protein — protein sequence MTKRKINVLDYSSEILKALSKGILLTVKGDKKVNTMAISWGALGIEWNKLLFTAYIRENRYTKAILDKTLDFTINIPLDKMDSKVFNISGTKSGRDIDKIKEANLTLVDSEIVFSPAIKELPITLECKVLYKQKQVLENLPDDIVKRNYPQDVDGTFVGSNKDPHTAYYAEIVAAYIIEK from the coding sequence ATGACTAAAAGAAAAATAAATGTTTTAGATTATTCATCTGAAATTTTAAAAGCACTATCAAAAGGAATACTTTTAACTGTAAAGGGGGATAAAAAGGTTAATACTATGGCTATAAGTTGGGGTGCTTTGGGGATTGAATGGAATAAGTTGCTTTTTACTGCTTATATCAGAGAAAATAGATATACAAAAGCTATTTTAGATAAAACTTTGGATTTTACTATAAATATCCCACTTGATAAAATGGATTCAAAAGTTTTTAATATATCTGGAACAAAAAGTGGCAGAGATATAGATAAAATAAAAGAAGCAAACTTAACTCTTGTTGATTCTGAAATAGTATTTTCCCCTGCTATTAAAGAATTACCTATTACTCTGGAATGTAAAGTTTTATATAAACAAAAACAAGTTTTAGAAAACTTACCTGATGATATAGTAAAAAGAAATTATCCACAAGATGTAGATGGAACTTTTGTTGGATCAAATAAAGATCCTCACACTGCTTATTATGCTGAAATAGTTGCAGCTTATATAATTGAAAAATAA